A region from the Pelobates fuscus isolate aPelFus1 chromosome 3, aPelFus1.pri, whole genome shotgun sequence genome encodes:
- the LOC134601610 gene encoding ubiquitin carboxyl-terminal hydrolase 38-like, producing MNSVLQSLFMATDFRSRVLSLNLKGCNSLMKKLQKLFNILAYSKREAYTPLKFFIASRPPWFSSFSQEDSSEYLRFLLNSLHEEERIQFLSSETAANALVTEVPPQESSQSTSWGKDEKTIIQHMFEGKLQTNICCQTCKNISQKTEAFTDLSLGFPPSLINTGIKEHQKTFSVNDMFSHFLAPEILDGDNCYQCGNCASLQKAEKTVQIMEEPEYLILNLLRFSYDPEHQVKRKIFNPVSIPQILRLPVERSTSLDTDLSGAGENKANEQASVGIEDRRSTQRRVPYALNSVVVHSGATPESGHYYCYARDISLRSVKPVKSSSNISLVQAAGGEMPTSGSESSQKPKQWLFLNDSRVTFTSQRHVLNTSLQSPEDSVYILFYKKLN from the exons ATGAACAGCGTTTTACAATCGTTGTTCATGGCGACAGA CTTTAGGAGCCGCGTGTTATCCCTCAATTTGAAAGGCTGCAATTCACTGATGAAGAAATTGCAAAAACTTTTCAACATCTTGGCTTATTCTAAG CGAGAAGCATATACTCCATTGAAATTTTTCATTGCGTCTCGTCCACCGTGGTTCAGTTCTTTCTCCCAGGAAGATAGTTCTGAATATCTTCGATTCCTTTTAAACAG CTTGCATGAGGAAGAGAGAATACAGTTTTTGTCTTCAGAGACTGCCGCCAATGCTCTGGTTACAGAAGTTCCTCCTCAAGAGTCTTCACAAAGCACAAGCTGGGGGAAAGATGAAAAAACTATAATACAACACATGTTTGAGGGAAAGCTGCAAACTAATATCTGCTGCCAAACATGTAAAAACATTTCCCAGAAGACGGAGGCTTTTACAGACCTTTCACTGGGATTCCCACCATCATTAATTAATACTGGCATAAAAGAACACCAGAAAACATTTTCTGTCAACGACATGTTCAGCCATTTCCTCGCACCAGAAATTCTCGATGGAGACAACTGCTATCAGTGTGGAAACTGTGCTTCCCTCCAGAAAGCAGAGAAGACCGTGCAAATTATGGAGGAGCCAGAATACCTCATTCTAAACCTACTGAGGTTTTCTTATGATCCAGAGCACCAGGTGAAGCGGAAGATATTCAATCCAGTATCTATTCCACAAATACTGAGGCTGCCCGTGGAAAGATCTACCTCTCTGGACACTGATCTTTCTGGTGCTGGTGAAAATAAAGCTAATGAGCAGGCATCAGTTGGCATAGAAGATCGGCGCTCTACCCAACGACGAGTGCCTTATGCTTTAAATTCTGTCGTGGTGCATTCGGGAGCAACTCCTGAAAGTGGCCATTATTACTGCTATGCAAGGGACATCAGTTTAAGGTCTGTAAAACCTGTGAAGAGCTCCTCCAACATTTCCTTAGTTCAGGCAGCTGGAGGAGAAATGCCCACCTCTGGTAGTGAGTCCTCACAGAAGCCCAAACAATGGCTTTTCTTAAATGACAGCAGGGTTACCTTTACATCTCAGCGCCATGTGTTAAATACCAGCCTGCAGTCTCCAGAAGactctgtatatatattattttataaaaagctGAACTGA